The nucleotide sequence CAGGGGACCGCGAACGTGCCGATCCAATTCTTCTTGCCAAAGTAGTTGATGGCGTTCTTGACCCCGACGCCGCTGTCGGCCTGCGCCAAAACGGTGGTCGGCACACGAATCAGCCGTATCCCACGGTGGGCAATCGCCGCAGCAAATCCGGCCGCATCCAAAACCGCTCCGCCGCCCACGACGATGATCGTGCTGCGGCGATCCAAATCGTGGTCGTTGATTTGCGACAGCATTTGCCGCAGCACGACTTCGGAATTCTTGACCGCTTCGCCGCCTTGGACCTCCAACACCGGGGCAACCAGATTGATCGCATCAGACGACGACAAACGTTGCGATAAACGCAGCGGAAAATTGCCCGCCGCGGCGACTTCCGCATCCACCCACAACAGGACTTTGGCGGACGTTCCCGGCACCACGTCGATCGCCAATAGTTGCTCCAGCACCGCAAACTGAGGTCCGGCCAGGTCCGTCGTCATCCGCAGGCGATGGGTTTGTGGCACCGCAAATGCAATGTCCAGCGCTTCGTCATGGCCCTCGGGCGAATGCGAAGGGGGCACGGCGGATTCCTCGGGCATGTCGGGAACAGGGTTGTAATGGTTCACGGAAGTTGGGAATGACCAAGGGATTGCAACATCACCGGCCGCGACGATCAACCTGACGTCGTCAACGACACCAGCCCCATCGACGCGACCCACACCAACGACAGGGCTCAGGGCGTTTCCTTTTCCCAGCCACGCCAGACCCAGCGCAGTGTGTCGGGGAAAATGGCTGTACCGTGTTCACCATTGTGACCACCAGTGCCGTACACGAATTTGTGGTCATAGCCTTTGAACTTCAACGACGCCGACAACTCTTGATTGGCCAGCGGCCAGTTGCCGTGCATGTTGTCCAAGTCGCCCGATCCGTCTTGCATGAAGACGCGCAGCGGTTTCTTTTCCGTCTTGCGCACCATGGCCTCGTAATTGTGCCCGCCACGGATGTTGACGAAGCTGCCGATGTGGGACACCACTTTGCGAAAGCTGTCGGGCCGGTGCCAGGCGACGCCGAACGCACAGATGCCGCCGCTGCTGTTGCCACAGATCGCACGCAGTTCAGGGTTCTGGGTGATGCGAAATTCCTTTTCAACTTCAGGCAAAATTTCTGTCAGCAAAAATTCTGCGTAGTCCCCGCTGACGGTGTCATATTCGAAACTGCGATTGGTCGGTGTCGGCTTCCAACCTCGCTTTTCCGGCAAGTCCTTGTGGGTACCGGGATCAATCATCACGGCAATCGTGACCGGCATCTGGCCTTTGGCGATCAAATTGTCGAACACGACGGGCACTCGGTACCCCGAATCGACCGATTCAAAATTGTGCCCGTCTTGGAACACCATCAATGCCGCCGGTGAACTGCCGTCGTACTGCGCCGGGACGTAAACGCTGTAGCGTCGCTTGGTGCCGGGAAAGACTTTGCTTTCGGTCCATTCGTACTGCGTCACTTTTCCGTGCGGAACGTCTTGGACTTTGGAATCGGGACCGATCTCGTACTCTTCAGCCCATGTCGGAACCGTAACGACCAGCGTGGCCGCCAAACCGAAACATAGAAACAGAAAACCGCGTCGCTCGGCGGAGACGGGCAATGCGACTGGGATGGACCGATGCATGATCAATCGCCTTGGTGGATGGGATGCAAATAGCGGGAATGGATGGAGGGCGAACGTCGCCGTGCGAAACGGATTCCACCAACGCAAAGACGATCGGGATCCGCGTCGTGGTCGGGGATCTTCGCCGGCAACGGTGAAACGCCAAGCAAGACGTCGGGCAGGGCACCGGAAAGGGCGAAGCATGGGGGCAGGCGAGCGAGCCGTTCATTCTAATCGGAAAGAATGTCGCACTGGACGCCCCGACCGCCGGAATTCTGCTCTTTGCCTGGCGTGCCGGTACAACAATTGCCCTGTCAGCGGTCATCACCACCGGCCGATTGACCACAAGTTTGCCCCAAAGTTCGCACCGGATACGGAACCCGGTCGTCGCCGATCCCCATTTCCAGATTCGCCATCATGAGTTATCGCCTGAAGCCCGGCGAAACCGCCGCCCACATGACTCGCCGCGTCGCCAAGGAACAGATCCGCGAAGCCTTGCTGGAGATCCGATCTCCGGAAACTGACGACGCCGAAAAGGTCCACCAACTGCGAAAGCGGTGCAAGAAAATTCGCGGCCTGCTGCGATTGGCTCGCCCGGCGATGCCCAAAACCTACGACCGAGAAAACGCACGCTTTCGAGACTTGGCACGCAAGTTTTCCGAGCTCCGTGATGCTAAGACACAACTGACCACTTTGGACCACATCGCCTCGGAAATCCCATCGACCGATTCAACCGAATTGACCGAAGCCTACCTGCAAGCCCGACAGTTGCTGCAACGCGAACGTGCCGATTTGCGCGAAGCCCGATCGCTGAAAAATCAAGACGACCGGTGTAGGAATTCGAAGTCTGAACTGCAATCGATTTGGAAGGATGCCAAGACGGAGCTGCAACAAGCCCTAGGTGGCATCGACAACTGGAAGTGGCGTGACGGCAAACCGGGCTCGTTCGAATCCCTGGGCGAAGGCCTGCAAAAAACGCTCGGCCGTGCCCATGACGCGATGCGAACCGCCACCGAAGATCCATCGACCGATCACATGCACCAGTGGCGAAAACGGGTCAAATACCACTGGTATCACCTGCGTTTACTGCAGCCGATTTGGAAACAAGGCTTGGCCGGAAACCGCGACGATGCCAAGAAGCTGGCCGAAGCATTGGGGGACCTGCACGACGTCGATGTGCTGGGCGAAACCCTGCGGCGATTCCAAAAGGAAAATGAACTGCCGTCCGGTGCTGACCAGCTGATACGGCGTTTAGACGAACGCCGAAACCAGCTTTCCCGAAAAGCACTGCGACGCGGGCGACGTCTGTTCGCCGAGTCCCCCGCGGCGTTTAGCAAACGTTGCCGCGTGTACTGGAAACTGGCCCGCAACGACGCGTGACCGGTGCTGGCTATTTTTTGACCAGCGACCAGTCGCGACGCTGACGACTGCTGGGGATGCCCATCTTTTTGCGGTACTTGGTGACCGTCCGACGGGCGACCGTCATCCCGGCTTTCTTCAGCTCTTCCACCAAGTGCTCGTCGGCCAACGGTTTGGACTTGTCTTCCTTGTCGATCAATTCCTGCAGTTTCAAGCGGATTGTATCCCAGGCCACGTCTTCACCGTCTTCGGTTTTGGTCCCACCGACGAAGAAGCGACGCAGCGGCAAGATACCCCGCGGCGTTTGGATCCATTTATCATCGACCGCACGGCTGACCGTGGTCACGTGAACCCCCACGTCATCGGCGACCTGCTGCATCTTCAACGGTTCGATCGCCTCGGGACCTTCGTCCAAAAACCGCTTTTGGTGCGTCACGATCGCTTCGCTGACTTTCAGCAATGTGTTACGGCGTTGGTTGATCGAATCGATCAGCCACTGGGCCCCGTTGACCTTTTGCTTGATGAATTCGCGTTCTTCATCGGTGCAGTCCGACGCCTGCAGTCGTCGCCGGTAATACTCGCTGATCCGCAAACTGGGGATTCGGTCGTCTTCCAAACGGACTTTGTATTCGCCGTTTTCGTCGCGTTCCAGAATGATGTCCGGCGTGACGTTGGGGACGTAAGTCTCCATGAACGCCGCACCCGGTTTGGGATTCAGCTTGTGCAGTTCTTCCCGCAGTTCCTGGATCAGCTCGATCGAGTATCCCGTTTTTCGTGCGATCTGGGGCAGCCGGTTTTCGGCCAGGTCTTCCAGATGCGACTCGATCAGCGTGGTGATTTCGTCCAAGTGCGGATGGTCGGGCGGCACCTGTTTCAACAAGCATTCGCTCAAGTTGCGCGAAGCGATCCCCACCGGCTCCAGCGACTGGACAACGGCCAACGCCTCTTCGGCTTTCGCAAGTGCTTCGTCCGCATGACCGGCGGGCAGCAAATCGACCAGCGGCGTTCGCAGGTAGCCACCGTCGCGGGCGTCCAACGTGCTGATGATCCGTTCGGCGACCTGTTCGACTTCGTCGTCGATGTCCATTTCAGCCAGCTGATGCAGCAGAAAATCGTTCAACGATTCCGGTCGCGACTGGGCGTTGGCCATCAAATCGTGCCGGCGATCCATATCGTCTTGGATGCCACCGGCACTGCGACGGAACGAATCGTCGAATGAACTGGGCAGATCATTTTCCGAATTGGTCAGCCGTTCAAAATCATCGCGATTGTCGCTGTCATCCCGGACGACCAATTCTTTTTCGTCTTCGCTGCGTGTGTCCGATGAAGGCACGTCGTCGGACGATTCCTCGGCACTCAGCGGGTCCGTTTCCAGCTGTTCCAACAGCGGGTTTTCGGTCAATTCCTGGTCAATGCGTTCCTGCAAAGCCAGCGTGGGCATCTGCAGAATCTCCATCGACTGGATCATCCGGGGTGCCAATTTCTGGACTTGCATTTGGCGGGCCTGCAGGCCCATCGACATGCGCATGACTGATTTTCACTTTTTGAAAAAAGGACGTCCTTGAAAGCGACACTCCCGTCGCCCGACCCACCGTTGGTCGGTCATTCCCGTCGGCCGACACGGGCAAATCGCCGGCGTGCCCGCGTTTCGTGGCGGCACGGGTTAAACGCGGGGATTGCCGAGCCGCGGGATTGCCGACAGGCCCCGCGGTCAGCACGCCGCGTTCCGAACGGAAGCCCGATCTTAATACGCGAATTTCGTGCCGAAACCCATTATAGTTTTTGTCGACCGGTTAAGGCATCCGCAATCACTTCGCGATTGGCGTATTCCAGAATGCTTCCGGCGGTGATCCCACGGGCCAGCCGAGTGACCTGGACCGGAAATTCGCCCAGCAGGTTACTGACGTACAGTGATGTGCCGTCGCCTTCGACCGTCGGATTGGTCGCCATGATGACTTCCACGAAATTTCCGGTCCGCACGCGATCCACCAAGGCGTCGATCGTCAATTGATCCGGACCGATGCCGTCCAGCGGCGCGATTCGCCCCAACAGGACGTGGTACAGCCCTTTGTAGACACCCGATTGCTCCAAGCTCATCAAGTCACGCGGCTGTTCGACCACGCACAGCCGCGTGGCATCGCGATTGGGATCGCTGCAAATCTGGCACGCGGTCGTTTCGCACAGATTGAAACAGTGCTCGCAATACCGGACGTCCTGGCGGACGCGCCGAATGGCGTCGGCCAATGCGATCGCTTCGGATTCATGGACGCGCAACAGGTGGAACGCCAGACGTTCGGCGCTTTTTCGTCCGATTCCCGGCAACCTGGACAAGTGATCGACCAGATCGGATACGGCCCCGGATTGACCTGAATTGTTTTGCGACGCCATGACCCGCGGGCTCACTTGCTGCCGGTCAGACTGGCCAACATCCCGTCGATGCCGGGGACGTTCAGGTTCATTTCCGACACCATGTTGCTGATCGCGTCGGCGTACATCTGTTTGGCCGCCGCACCGGCGGCATTGGTGGCCTCCAGAACCGCTTCTTCCAATTCCGCCCCGACAAATTCAGGATCAATTCGGACCGACTGCACATGGCCGACGCCGTTCATCACGACCTCCACCCGCTGACACCCCGACGTTGCCGTCACGGATTCCGACTTCATGCGTTCGTTCAATTCCTGCATTTTGCCGGGCAACTCTTGAAAGCTGCCGACCAGACCGGCCAGGTTGCCGAGATTTCCGAGACCTTTAAACACCAGAGAACCATCCTGAGACAGAAGAAGAAAACGAACCCCAAGCGATCCGCTTCGATCGCCCGCCAAATTGTTTGGCGAAGTCCAGTGAATGCCATCCGTCCACGCCGACCGACGACGACGCCGCGACCGAATCAGCATCACCGATCGGCCAGAACGCAATCACACTTGGGGTGCCAAAGCCAACGGCGCGAAACACACACCTTGTTCGTCGAGTATGACGTGCGACCGCGAACCGGCAAAGTGTTGACGCCGCCGACGGAAACGTGACTTTTGAATGCGAGATGAATCGGATTCGCCGGGAAGCGGAACCCTGCGACGACAACCGGCTCGGCGGTTACTGGCTGATCATTCGCAGATAATCCAGCAGCGCGGCGTCATTCTGCTCGGCACTCTCGTACTCCGAGGCCAAATCCAACAAACGCTGCACCGCGACACGCAAATGGCGTTCGGTCACGTCCTTGCTGGACGACAGCGCATCGATGCGTTGCAACAGTTCCGCGGCGGTGGGCTCGCGGGGTTCGGAGAACTTCAGATAGCACCGACTCGCCGCAGACACATCGTGCCGGCCGCGCCTCGACACCGTCTCTGCCCATCCCAACACCGCCTCCACCAGACGACCATAGGCCTGCTCAACGGGATCCGCCTGAGACGGTCGAGCGGCGATCGGATGGTCGTCGGCAACTTGACGCTTGGCCCGCCGCTTTTGCGCCGCTTTCAATCGCCGCAATTGATCTTTTTTCACGTTCGGCACGCTGGGACGACACGGGTGACGTTGCAGGAAGAATCGACAAGAAACGGCGACCATGTCACCGAGTGCGCCCCAAGGGGTGTTGTTCCCAAAGGACTGAAAAGACCGGGCCGTATTTCGATGCCCCACAACCCGCCGCACCCCCAGGCGCGACCATCAACGGGCCGCGATTATAAACCGATCCCAACCCTTAAACACCCCAAAGGCACACAACGCCGCCACAAGCGACAAATCACCTGGCCCCCGACGACGGCCTTTTCAGGTCGCGTGGAAACACAAAAAAGGCCGCCCTCAATCCTCGCACTCGGCGAGCAACCAGGGGCGGCCTATGGATCGACGCTCGTCCCGGCGATACGCAAATGCGGACGACGGTGGACCAGACAACCGGACGCTATTGAACCAGCTTCTTCAGCTCGGCTTCCAGCTCGTCGCGGCTGACGTTGTGCCGGACCAGAGCCCCGCGTTTATCGATCAGCATCATCGTCGGCAACGTTTGAACGCCGAATTGCAAGGCCAGCGGGCTGGAATCCAATCCGCCGTCTTCGAACAGCTGGATCCAGGGCATGCTGTTGGCTTTGATGAATGATTCCGCTTGTTGCCGCGAACTGTCGACACTGATGCCGACGACTTCCAAGCCGGCGCGTCGGTACTGTGCCTTCAAACGGCGCAACTGCTTCATGTCTTCCTTGCACGGTTCGCACCACGTCGCCCAGTACTGAACGATCACCGGCTTGCCACGCAACGAAGCCAAACGGAACGGCTGGCCGGCGACGGTCTTGCCGCTCAGATCAACCGCTTTGCCGACACTATCCAGACGCCGGATCGCACCGGCCGCTTTTTGCGCCGCGTCGGTGCCTTTGAAACGGCTGGCGATCTGGCGGTAATAATCCAACGCTTCCTTTTCGTTGTCCTCGAACTCTTTGCCCAATGCCAATTGCAACATGGCTTGGGCAGATTCGGCGGCCCTCGGGTGTGCCTTCACGAACGCCGTCAATTGCTCCAAGTACCACTCTTGGACGTCGACCGAATCGGCACCAGGCTGCAACTTGGCCGCGTATTCCGTGCTCAGGACCTGGAAATCGATGTACGACTGCAGCGACTCGTCGGATCCCGCGTAGCGTTGACGGGCCTGCTTCAAACGATCCAGTCCCTTGGGATAGGCCCCGCTTTGAACGGCGAAACCAACGGTATCGACCAGTTGCCGCACCCACATTTGTTTGTCGGCGTTGCTGGGCGAATTGGCGATCAACTGTTCCACGACGTCCGCGCGACGGGCGTGCAAATCGGCCAATTTGGCGGCACTTTTTTCCTCCGCCAACTGACGATCAATCGCCTCCAGTGCGGTGACCATTTTTTGCATTTCCGCACCGCCGACACCGCCGGAAACGGCACCGGCACCGGTCGAGACGACGGGACGGAAAAAGATCCCCGCCGTTTGTTCGATCGCTTCGCCCGCGGCGGGCATGGATGGCAAATCCACCAGCTTCCATCCGTCATCGACTTTGATCATGGTGCCGATCACCAGCTGGCCGCTTTTCCCGTCGCTTTCATACATCGCCACGGCATTCTCGTAGACAATGAAATCGCGGGTGGCGTCTTGGGTGCCGGCGGGAACCACGCCGGGGGCGGTTGCGGTGAACTGAACCCAGTTGGCATCTTTGCCGATCGTCTTCTGTGAATCGGCCAATCGGGCAAAGCGGCGTGCGGCCAGCGATGCCTTCTCGGCCAACTCCTTCGCCTGAGCCGCGCCCAACCCGGCCCGAGTCAGATCACGTTGATCGGCCAACAGGGCACCGAATCGCTTCGCGTCGGCATCTCGAATGGCCGCGACCAGCTCTGCGGAAACCTCTTCGGCCGAAATCTGCTTCCAACGATCGACCGTGGCGTCTTCGTTATCGTCCAATCCCCAGCGGATGCCTTCGGTGCCCATCCAGCGGTATTGGTCGGCTTTTCCGTTGAAGTTCGAATCGACGTCGCGATAGACCTCCACGCCGTACCGGTAATAGCACCACAAGTCGACCTTACTGTCGCCGTTGGTGTCGGCGAATCGCCGCAGTGTTTCCCCTTCGGGCGAGACAACTTCCCAGCCCGCCCAATCATCGCGTTCGATATCTTCCAGCTTGCAACCGGTCGCATCGTCCACTTTTTGGTAGTCCACATTGGGCTGGACCGGCTTCAAACCGAGCGCCTGAGCCACGGTGGGAGCCGCCGAGGCGGTGGCCGACCAACCCAGCGTGGCAGCCATAGCGAAAGCGGGCAAAGAGCCTGATCGGCACAGATGTCCAAACATGTGATTCCAATTCCTTCGAAATCGATCGGTAATAGGGAGGGGGTGGGCGAGGGCCATTGCCCGGGCCTCGCGCCGGTACCGAACCGGCTCCCCGAGCTCGGAAACCGCCCACCGTCGCATCGTTTCGCCTGGAAAAGAAGGCTTCTTTTCCGGCAAACCACGCCGCGACAGACGGCTGGAACGTCGATTGTAGAGATTCACGGATTTGGCCGACACGTCGAAATTCGTCGGGCCACCCGACGGCCCACACGCTGCACGACCGACCAGGCGAATCGGTTGCCAAGACGCCCCATCCGCCCGGCAATTTGACTGAAGTGTCGATCGAGAAGGGCCGATGAAGAAAAACCTCGAAAAGTCCTGGTGGACTGCCTTGGCAGCCTGGACCAGGATGGCGTAAACTCCGCGACCCATCGGACGACGCTAGTTCGTTATCCGGTTCGGGCGTATAGCTCAGTTGGTTAGAGCGCATCGCTGATAACGATGAGGTCCCAAGTTCGAATCTTGGTACGCCCACTTTGAGGGACAGGGTCCCAGGCAAGACGGTTTCCAACCGGTTCGCCACCGACCCCACCTCCCTCGGCCCATTTTTGGGGGTATAGCTCAGTTGGGAGAGCGTCTGCTTTGCAAGCAGAATGTCGTCGGTTCGAGTCCGTCTACCTCCACTAGAGAAGCCTGAAGGAAAACTTCAAAAACGGAGTTGACGCCAGCCGCCGGCTCGCTATCCTTCTGCTCCTCGACCTGACAGCCGCCCTTCACCGGGCGATCAAAGGTCACCCAGCTCTGCTCCGTCAGAGCTTCTCGCTCCGCCTCGGTGGGGCACCTGGCTCCGCTCCGGCGGGGCAAGGAGAAACGATGAAAGTTTTTGAAACTTTCGATGATTCTCCGGTTGACGCCGCCACCTGGCGACGATAACTTTCCCGCTCGCTCGTGAGTGACCGGCTGAGACGCCAAGCGACAACGCTAAACGTCTTAACCGGCTGCCCACAGCAGCGTCCCGCAAAACGCCCACGGGCACAGTAGCGGAATTGATTTTTGACAATTTGGTTGTTTGGTAGTTGGCATCTGAATAAGAGCACCACACGTGACCAATGCACTTAGTGCAAGGTTGCGAGTGACAAGTTCAATAAAGAAGCGTCGCCAGCATATCTTTTGCCAATCGAAAGGTTGGCTAAAAAGTGTTGGCGTGTGAATTCTGACAGGATTCTGTGCGATGGTTTTGCCAAGTAGATGAGTGCAGCACACCAAGGGAACTGGAAACAGTTACTATTGATGTGTTCACGAAACTGCGACTGGCAAAGCTTACATGTGATATCGTTTCAGTCATTGGAAACGAAATTCAACAGATTCGAACAACTTTCCACGCAAGTTGGATCCTTCTGGGGTCTGGTTGGTGGGCTGAGTTTTCGAGTTCGGGATTTCGGTGGCCAAATGACGAAGGGCACATGGGGGATGTCTTGGCGTTAAGTGTTAGAAGGGCGTGGAAGTCTGCGAAATGCCCGGGGAAGTTGACAAACAAGCGATGATCCCGGGATTCCCGATTGCGGCCTGCTGAATCCATAGGCAGGTTCGTTACAACCTGGTGAACTGAAACATCTAAGTAACCAGAGGAACAGAAAGAAAAATCGATTCCGTCAGTAGCGGCGAGCGAAATCGGAATAGCCCAAACCGTGAGGGTTTCCCTCGCGGGGTTGTAGGACTCCAATATCGGATTGTGAAAGGTTAGCGGAAGCGTTTGGAAAGGCGCACCACAGGGGGTGACAGTCCCGTACGCGAAAACTTTTTCACACCGTAGG is from Crateriforma conspicua and encodes:
- a CDS encoding alpha/beta hydrolase gives rise to the protein MHRSIPVALPVSAERRGFLFLCFGLAATLVVTVPTWAEEYEIGPDSKVQDVPHGKVTQYEWTESKVFPGTKRRYSVYVPAQYDGSSPAALMVFQDGHNFESVDSGYRVPVVFDNLIAKGQMPVTIAVMIDPGTHKDLPEKRGWKPTPTNRSFEYDTVSGDYAEFLLTEILPEVEKEFRITQNPELRAICGNSSGGICAFGVAWHRPDSFRKVVSHIGSFVNIRGGHNYEAMVRKTEKKPLRVFMQDGSGDLDNMHGNWPLANQELSASLKFKGYDHKFVYGTGGHNGEHGTAIFPDTLRWVWRGWEKETP
- a CDS encoding CHAD domain-containing protein, which translates into the protein MSYRLKPGETAAHMTRRVAKEQIREALLEIRSPETDDAEKVHQLRKRCKKIRGLLRLARPAMPKTYDRENARFRDLARKFSELRDAKTQLTTLDHIASEIPSTDSTELTEAYLQARQLLQRERADLREARSLKNQDDRCRNSKSELQSIWKDAKTELQQALGGIDNWKWRDGKPGSFESLGEGLQKTLGRAHDAMRTATEDPSTDHMHQWRKRVKYHWYHLRLLQPIWKQGLAGNRDDAKKLAEALGDLHDVDVLGETLRRFQKENELPSGADQLIRRLDERRNQLSRKALRRGRRLFAESPAAFSKRCRVYWKLARNDA
- the rpoN gene encoding RNA polymerase factor sigma-54, yielding MRMSMGLQARQMQVQKLAPRMIQSMEILQMPTLALQERIDQELTENPLLEQLETDPLSAEESSDDVPSSDTRSEDEKELVVRDDSDNRDDFERLTNSENDLPSSFDDSFRRSAGGIQDDMDRRHDLMANAQSRPESLNDFLLHQLAEMDIDDEVEQVAERIISTLDARDGGYLRTPLVDLLPAGHADEALAKAEEALAVVQSLEPVGIASRNLSECLLKQVPPDHPHLDEITTLIESHLEDLAENRLPQIARKTGYSIELIQELREELHKLNPKPGAAFMETYVPNVTPDIILERDENGEYKVRLEDDRIPSLRISEYYRRRLQASDCTDEEREFIKQKVNGAQWLIDSINQRRNTLLKVSEAIVTHQKRFLDEGPEAIEPLKMQQVADDVGVHVTTVSRAVDDKWIQTPRGILPLRRFFVGGTKTEDGEDVAWDTIRLKLQELIDKEDKSKPLADEHLVEELKKAGMTVARRTVTKYRKKMGIPSSRQRRDWSLVKK
- the recR gene encoding recombination mediator RecR translates to MASQNNSGQSGAVSDLVDHLSRLPGIGRKSAERLAFHLLRVHESEAIALADAIRRVRQDVRYCEHCFNLCETTACQICSDPNRDATRLCVVEQPRDLMSLEQSGVYKGLYHVLLGRIAPLDGIGPDQLTIDALVDRVRTGNFVEVIMATNPTVEGDGTSLYVSNLLGEFPVQVTRLARGITAGSILEYANREVIADALTGRQKL
- a CDS encoding YbaB/EbfC family nucleoid-associated protein is translated as MFKGLGNLGNLAGLVGSFQELPGKMQELNERMKSESVTATSGCQRVEVVMNGVGHVQSVRIDPEFVGAELEEAVLEATNAAGAAAKQMYADAISNMVSEMNLNVPGIDGMLASLTGSK
- a CDS encoding redoxin domain-containing protein, which codes for MAATLGWSATASAAPTVAQALGLKPVQPNVDYQKVDDATGCKLEDIERDDWAGWEVVSPEGETLRRFADTNGDSKVDLWCYYRYGVEVYRDVDSNFNGKADQYRWMGTEGIRWGLDDNEDATVDRWKQISAEEVSAELVAAIRDADAKRFGALLADQRDLTRAGLGAAQAKELAEKASLAARRFARLADSQKTIGKDANWVQFTATAPGVVPAGTQDATRDFIVYENAVAMYESDGKSGQLVIGTMIKVDDGWKLVDLPSMPAAGEAIEQTAGIFFRPVVSTGAGAVSGGVGGAEMQKMVTALEAIDRQLAEEKSAAKLADLHARRADVVEQLIANSPSNADKQMWVRQLVDTVGFAVQSGAYPKGLDRLKQARQRYAGSDESLQSYIDFQVLSTEYAAKLQPGADSVDVQEWYLEQLTAFVKAHPRAAESAQAMLQLALGKEFEDNEKEALDYYRQIASRFKGTDAAQKAAGAIRRLDSVGKAVDLSGKTVAGQPFRLASLRGKPVIVQYWATWCEPCKEDMKQLRRLKAQYRRAGLEVVGISVDSSRQQAESFIKANSMPWIQLFEDGGLDSSPLALQFGVQTLPTMMLIDKRGALVRHNVSRDELEAELKKLVQ